Proteins encoded by one window of Arachis hypogaea cultivar Tifrunner chromosome 1, arahy.Tifrunner.gnm2.J5K5, whole genome shotgun sequence:
- the LOC112696067 gene encoding thioredoxin-like 3-3: MEKGLSSITTSSNKEGLPLTPHSNFKTASTDDDLAHILFNIKSSKTSAVINYGASWCRVCSEILPAFHRLSNNFPKLSFVYADIDECPETTQHIRYTPTFQFFRDGEKVDEMYGAGEERLRDRAWLHS; encoded by the exons ATGGAGAAGGGCTTAAGTAGCATCACCACCAGCAGCAACAAGGAAGGGTTACCTCTCACCCCTCATTCCAACTTCAAAACTGCTTCCACCGACGATGACCTCGCTCacatcctcttcaacatcaaatccTCCAAAACTTCC gcTGTTATCAATTATGGCGCCTCTTG GTGCCGCGTGTGCAGTGAAATCCTCCCTGCATTCCATAGATTGAGCAATAATTTTCCAAAGCTCTCCTTCGTCTATGCAGATATTGATGAATGCCCAGAAACAACTCAACACATTCGATACACCCCTACTTTTCAATTTTTTCGAGATGGTGAAAAGGTAGATGAAATGTATGGTGCTGGAGAAGAGAGGCTGCGTGATCGCGCCTGGTTGCACTCTTGA
- the LOC112696054 gene encoding S-adenosylmethionine synthase 3-like, which produces METFLFTSESVNEGHPDKICDQVSDAILDACLEQDPESKVACETCTKTNMVMVFGEITTKANVNYEKIVRDTCRGIGFVSVDVGLDADNCKVLVNIEQQSPDIAQGVHGHMTKKPEEIGAGDQGHMFGYATDETLELMPLTHVLATKLGAKLTEVRKNKTCPWVRPDGKTQVTVEYKNDNGAMIPIRVHTVLISTQHDETVTNDKIASDLKEHVIKPVIPAKYLDDKTIFHLNPSGRFVIGGPHGDAGLTGRKIIIDTYGGWGAHGGGAFSGKDPTKVDRSGAYIVRQAAKSVVASGLARRCLVQVSYAIGVPEPLSVFVDTYKTGKIPVKDILALIKENFDFRPGMIAINLDLMRGGNFRYQKTAAFGHFGRDDPDFTWETVKMLKPKA; this is translated from the coding sequence ATGGAGACCTTTCTCTTCACCTCCGAATCTGTAAATGAAGGTCACCCTGACAAGATCTGTGACCAGGTTTCGGATGCCATCCTTGATGCTTGTTTGGAGCAAGACCCGGAGAGCAAGGTTGCCTGTGAGACCTGTACAAAAACCAACATGGTTATGGTCTTTGGTGAGATCACAACCAAGGCAAATGTGAACTATGAGAAAATAGTTCGAGACACTTGCAGAGGCATTGGGTTCGTTTCAGTTGATGTCGGTCTTGATGCTGACAACTGCAAAGTTCTGGTCAACATTGAGCAACAGAGCCCTGATATTGCCCAAGGAGTTCATGGTCACATGACTAAAAAGCCTGAGGAAATTGGTGCTGGTGACCAGGGACACATGTTTGGCTATGCCACAGATGAAACACTTGAGCTAATGCCACTTACTCATGTCCTTGCTACTAAACTTGGTGCCAAGCTCACTGAAGTTAGAAAGAACAAAACATGCCCATGGGTGAGACCTGATGGAAAAACTCAGGTTACTGTTGAGTACAAGAATGATAATGGAGCCATGATCCCGATTCGTGTGCACACTGTCCTCATCTCAACACAACATGATGAAACTGTCACCAATGACAAGATAGCCAGCGATTTGAAGGAGCATGTAATAAAACCTGTCATCCCAGCTAAATACCTTGATGACAAGACTATCTTCCACCTCAACCCTTCTGGTCGTTTTGTGATTGGTGGACCCCATGGAGATGCAGGGCTAACTGGCCGTAAGATCATCATTGACACCTATGGTGGTTGGGGTGCTCATGGTGGAGGTGCCTTCTCCGGCAAGGACCCAACCAAGGTCGATAGGAGTGGTGCATACATTGTTAGGCAAGCAGCGAAAAGTGTGGTAGCTTCAGGGCTTGCTCGACGCTGTCTTGTGCAGGTTTCTTATGCAATTGGAGTCCCAGAGCCACTCTCTGTTTTTGTAGACACCTACAAAACAGGAAAGATTCCAGTCAAGGACATATTGGCTCTGATTAAGGAAAATTTTGACTTCAGGCCAGGAATGATTGCCATCAATCTTGACCTCATGAGAGGAGGCAACTTCAGGTACCAGAAGACTGCTGCTTTCGGACATTTCGGACGTGACGATCCTGATTTTACTTGGGAGACGGTGAAGATGCTCAAGCCCAAGGCTTGA
- the LOC112696025 gene encoding S-adenosylmethionine synthase 3-like: MSDMETFLFTSESVNEGHPDKICDQVSDAILDACLEQDPESKVACETCTKTNMVMVFGEITTKANVNYEKIVRDTCRGIGFVSADVGLDADNCKVLVNIEQQSPDIAQGVHGHMTKKPEEIGAGDQGHMFGYATDETPELMPLTHVLATKLGAKLTEVRKNKTCPWVRPNGKTQVTVEYKNDNGAMIPIRVHTVLISTQHDETVTNDKIASDLKEHVIKPVIPAKYLDDKTIFHLNPSGRFVIGGPHGDAGLTGRKIIIDTYGGWGAHGGGAFSGKDPTKVDRSGAYIVRQAAKSVVASGLARRCLVQVSYAIGVPEPLSVFVDTYKTGKIPVKDILALIKENFDFRPGMIAINLDLMRGGNFRYQKTAAYGHFGRDDPDFTWETVKMLKPKA, encoded by the coding sequence ATGTCAGATATGGAGACCTTTCTCTTCACCTCCGAATCTGTAAATGAAGGTCACCCTGACAAGATCTGTGACCAGGTTTCGGATGCCATCCTTGATGCTTGTTTGGAGCAAGACCCGGAGAGCAAGGTTGCCTGTGAGACCTGTACAAAAACCAACATGGTTATGGTCTTTGGTGAGATCACAACCAAGGCAAATGTGAACTATGAGAAAATAGTTCGAGACACTTGCAGAGGCATTGGGTTCGTTTCAGCTGATGTCGGTCTTGATGCTGACAACTGCAAAGTTCTGGTCAACATTGAGCAACAGAGCCCTGATATTGCCCAAGGAGTTCATGGTCACATGACTAAAAAGCCTGAGGAAATTGGTGCTGGTGACCAGGGACACATGTTTGGCTATGCCACAGATGAAACACCTGAGCTAATGCCACTTACTCATGTCCTTGCTACTAAACTTGGTGCCAAGCTCACTGAAGTTAGAAAGAACAAAACATGCCCATGGGTGAGACCTAATGGAAAAACTCAGGTTACTGTTGAGTACAAGAATGATAATGGAGCCATGATCCCGATTCGTGTGCACACTGTCCTCATCTCAACACAACATGATGAAACTGTCACCAATGACAAGATAGCCAGCGATTTGAAGGAGCATGTAATAAAACCTGTCATCCCAGCTAAATACCTTGATGACAAGACTATCTTCCACCTCAACCCTTCTGGTCGTTTTGTGATTGGTGGACCCCATGGAGATGCAGGGCTAACTGGCCGTAAGATCATCATTGACACCTATGGTGGTTGGGGTGCTCATGGTGGAGGTGCCTTCTCCGGCAAGGACCCAACCAAGGTCGATAGGAGTGGTGCATACATTGTTAGGCAAGCAGCGAAAAGTGTGGTAGCTTCAGGGCTTGCTCGACGCTGTCTTGTGCAGGTTTCTTATGCAATTGGAGTCCCAGAGCCACTCTCTGTTTTTGTAGACACCTACAAAACAGGAAAGATTCCAGTCAAGGACATATTGGCTCTGATTAAGGAAAATTTTGACTTCAGGCCAGGAATGATTGCCATCAATCTTGACCTCATGAGAGGAGGCAACTTCAGGTACCAGAAGACTGCTGCTTACGGACATTTCGGACGTGACGATCCTGATTTCACTTGGGAGACGGTGAAGATGCTCAAGCCCAAGGCTTGA
- the LOC112696110 gene encoding thioredoxin-like 3-3 yields MEKGLSSITTSSSKEGLPLTPHSNFKTDSTDDDLAHILFNIKTSKTSAIINYGASWCRVCSEILPAFHRLSNNFPKLSFVYADIDECPETTQHI; encoded by the exons ATGGAGAAGGGCTTAAGTAGCATCACCACCAGCAGCAGCAAGGAAGGGTTACCTCTCACCCCTCATTCCAACTTCAAAACTGATTCCACCGACGATGACCTCGCTCacatcctcttcaacatcaaaacCTCCAAAACTTCC GCTATTATCAATTATGGCGCCTCTTG GTGCCGCGTGTGCAGTGAAATCCTCCCTGCATTCCATAGATTGAGCAATAATTTTCCAAAGCTCTCCTTCGTCTATGCAGATATTGATGAATGCCCAGAAACAACTCAACACATTTGA